One region of Azoarcus sp. CIB genomic DNA includes:
- the narI gene encoding respiratory nitrate reductase subunit gamma — protein MNAINFFFGVYPYIALSVFVIGSWIRYDNEQYTWKTDSSQLLSKSNMWIASNLFHVGILSIFAGHFAGLVLPHALWIGLGVSDLQHQWIAIVAGSVFGTMCLIGGAILWLRRMFNPRVRAAGRRMDAFILGWLMLTLVAGLSTLPVSIGHANHGDPGVMLALSGWVQSVLTLQPKPELLAAVEPVFRFHMVLGMTVFLLFPFTRLVHILTAPLSYVGRAYQIVRSKRRVKATASA, from the coding sequence ATGAACGCAATCAACTTCTTCTTCGGGGTCTATCCCTACATCGCGCTGTCTGTGTTCGTGATCGGCAGCTGGATCCGCTACGACAACGAGCAGTACACGTGGAAGACCGACTCGTCGCAGCTGCTATCGAAGAGCAACATGTGGATCGCGAGCAACCTGTTCCACGTCGGCATCCTGTCGATTTTCGCCGGCCACTTCGCCGGTCTCGTGCTGCCGCATGCGCTGTGGATCGGGCTGGGCGTGTCCGACCTGCAGCACCAGTGGATCGCGATCGTCGCCGGCAGCGTGTTCGGCACCATGTGCCTGATCGGCGGCGCCATCCTGTGGCTGCGCCGCATGTTCAACCCGCGCGTGCGCGCCGCCGGTCGCCGCATGGATGCCTTCATCCTGGGCTGGCTGATGCTGACGCTGGTTGCGGGCCTGTCGACGCTGCCGGTGTCGATCGGCCATGCGAACCACGGCGACCCCGGCGTGATGCTGGCGCTGTCGGGCTGGGTGCAGAGCGTACTGACGCTGCAACCGAAACCCGAGCTGCTCGCCGCCGTGGAGCCGGTGTTCCGCTTCCACATGGTACTGGGGATGACGGTGTTCCTGCTGTTTCCCTTCACGCGTCTCGTGCACATTCTCACTGCGCCGCTGAGCTACGTCGGCCGCGCCTACCAGATCGTGCGATCGAAGCGGCGCGTCAAGGCCACCGCATCGGCCTGA
- a CDS encoding response regulator transcription factor: protein MPAPIRVLLVDDHALFRSGIKSLLQRHPEFEIVGEAGDGMEGVKRAAQLRPDVVLLDLHMPGLSGRDAAAMMAEEAPESHVLMLTVSEDAEDLIETLRAGACGYLLKNIEAETLTAAITKAAAGESVISPQMMGKLVQGVRGAPPKVSTEAAAPAVVASELNKLSPRERETLVLVARGQSNKEIARTLDLAESTVKIHVQNVLRKLGLTSRVQAAVFAVEQGIVQDPRI, encoded by the coding sequence ATGCCCGCCCCGATCCGAGTGCTCCTCGTCGACGACCACGCCCTCTTCCGCAGCGGCATCAAGTCCCTGCTGCAACGCCACCCGGAGTTCGAAATCGTCGGCGAGGCGGGCGATGGCATGGAAGGCGTCAAGCGCGCTGCGCAACTGCGGCCCGACGTCGTGCTGCTCGACCTGCACATGCCCGGCCTCTCCGGCCGCGACGCCGCCGCGATGATGGCAGAGGAAGCGCCGGAGTCGCACGTGCTGATGCTGACCGTGTCGGAAGACGCCGAGGACCTCATCGAAACCCTGCGCGCCGGCGCCTGCGGCTACCTGCTGAAGAACATCGAGGCCGAGACGCTCACGGCCGCGATCACGAAGGCGGCGGCCGGCGAGTCGGTGATCTCGCCGCAGATGATGGGCAAGCTCGTGCAGGGCGTGCGCGGCGCCCCGCCCAAGGTCAGCACCGAAGCGGCGGCGCCGGCCGTGGTCGCTTCCGAACTCAACAAGCTCTCGCCGCGCGAGCGGGAAACCCTCGTACTCGTCGCGCGCGGCCAGAGCAACAAGGAAATCGCGCGCACGCTGGATCTCGCCGAGAGCACGGTCAAGATCCACGTCCAGAACGTCCTGCGCAAGCTCGGCCTGACGAGCCGCGTCCAGGCGGCCGTGTTTGCGGTGGAACAGGGAATCGTGCAGGATCCCCGGATCTGA
- the narH gene encoding nitrate reductase subunit beta, with translation MKIRAQFAMVFNLDKCIGCHTCSVTCKNVWSNRKGIEYAWFNNVESKPGVGYPKNWENQEKWKGGWEKVNGKLELKAGGKLKKIVQIFANPNMPEIDDYYEPFTYDYARLHNAPLSEAAPTARPVSQITGEKMDKITWGPNWEDDLAGEFAARSQDPNFANMQKEMYKQFENTFHLYLPRICNHCINPACVASCPSGAMYKREEDGIVLADQDRCRGWRMCISGCPYKKVFFNWESSKAEKCIGCYPRVESGLPTVCSESCVGRIRYNGIILYDADKLLDAASTDNEQDLYKAHLDLFVDPYDPAIIAQALKDGVPQSWIDAAQKSPIYKMAVEWKIAFPLHPEFRTLPMIWYVPPLSPVQSQIDQKKLPTESDGVIPKAEAMRLPVQYLANLLTAGKTEYITSALNRLLAMRSYMRSIHVEGTPDLGPLNRAGITEQIAKDMYRYLAIANYEDRFVVPTAHEEIRLDDYHGFQGQNGFTFGADNSKGYGTFALFPERRTESAEPREPAPLAGPRD, from the coding sequence ATGAAAATCCGCGCGCAATTCGCGATGGTGTTCAACCTCGACAAATGCATCGGTTGCCACACCTGCTCGGTGACCTGCAAGAACGTCTGGTCGAACCGCAAGGGCATCGAGTACGCCTGGTTCAACAACGTCGAGTCCAAACCCGGCGTCGGCTATCCGAAGAACTGGGAAAACCAGGAGAAGTGGAAAGGCGGCTGGGAAAAGGTCAACGGCAAGCTGGAGCTGAAGGCCGGCGGCAAGCTGAAGAAGATCGTGCAGATCTTCGCCAACCCCAACATGCCCGAAATCGACGACTACTACGAGCCCTTCACCTACGACTACGCCCGCCTGCACAACGCGCCGCTGTCGGAAGCCGCGCCGACCGCGCGTCCGGTGTCGCAGATCACCGGCGAGAAGATGGACAAGATCACCTGGGGCCCGAACTGGGAGGACGACCTCGCCGGCGAATTCGCCGCGCGCTCGCAGGACCCCAACTTCGCGAACATGCAGAAGGAGATGTACAAGCAGTTCGAGAACACCTTCCACCTCTACCTGCCGCGCATCTGCAACCACTGCATCAACCCCGCCTGCGTCGCCTCCTGCCCGTCGGGCGCGATGTACAAGCGCGAGGAAGACGGCATCGTGCTCGCCGACCAGGACCGCTGCCGCGGCTGGCGCATGTGCATCTCGGGCTGCCCGTACAAGAAGGTGTTCTTCAACTGGGAGTCGTCCAAGGCCGAGAAGTGCATCGGCTGCTACCCGCGCGTCGAATCCGGCCTGCCGACCGTCTGTTCCGAGTCCTGCGTCGGCCGCATCCGCTACAACGGCATCATTCTCTATGACGCCGACAAGCTGCTGGACGCTGCCTCGACCGACAACGAGCAGGACCTCTACAAGGCCCATCTGGACCTCTTCGTCGATCCCTACGACCCCGCGATCATCGCCCAGGCGCTGAAGGACGGCGTGCCGCAGAGCTGGATCGACGCCGCGCAGAAGTCGCCGATCTACAAGATGGCCGTCGAGTGGAAGATCGCCTTCCCGCTGCACCCCGAGTTCCGCACCCTGCCGATGATCTGGTACGTGCCGCCGCTCTCCCCGGTGCAGTCGCAGATCGACCAGAAGAAGCTGCCGACCGAATCCGACGGCGTGATCCCGAAGGCCGAAGCGATGCGCCTGCCGGTGCAGTACCTCGCGAACCTGCTCACCGCGGGCAAGACCGAGTACATCACCAGCGCGCTCAACCGCCTGCTCGCGATGCGCTCGTACATGCGCTCGATCCATGTCGAGGGCACGCCGGACCTCGGACCGCTCAACCGCGCCGGCATCACCGAGCAGATCGCCAAGGACATGTACCGCTACCTCGCGATTGCCAACTACGAGGACCGCTTCGTCGTGCCGACCGCGCACGAAGAGATCCGCCTCGACGACTACCACGGCTTCCAGGGCCAGAACGGCTTCACCTTCGGCGCGGACAACTCCAAGGGCTACGGCACCTTCGCCCTCTTCCCCGAGCGCCGCACGGAATCGGCCGAACCCCGCGAACCGGCCCCCCTCGCCGGCCCGCGCGATTGA
- a CDS encoding nitrate reductase subunit alpha, producing the protein MSHFLDRLKFFDKVKDTFAGGHGIVTNEDRSWEDAYRNRWRHDKVVRSTHGVNCTGGCSWKIFVKNGLVSFEMQQTDYPRTREDLPNHEPRGCQRGASFSWYLYSPHRIKHPMIRGRLLELYRAERKTGKDPVEAWAAIQADSTKRDKYVTVRGLGGFVRTDWQEVNEIIAAANIYTIKKWGPDRIYGFSPIPAMSMISYAAGARYLSLIGAACGSFYDWYCDLPAASPQTWGEQTDVPEAADWYNSTYLIITGANLPMTRTPDAHFATEVRYKGAKIVSMAPDYAEYVKFADLWMPVKQGTDAAAFLAMGHVALKEYFIDRQEPYFQEYARKYTDLPMQVILRSHDGAFVPDRNLRASDFDDLLGETNNPDWKTIVVDARTNAYVAPNGSVGFRWGEEGKWNLLPKNAANQEEIEAELSCIDRRDDVASVGFPHFQPGEPGLLYRNVPVRKLTLASGETVFVTSVFDLQVAQYGIDRGLGGENVAKSYDDASVAYTPAWAAKVTGVKAADIERTGREFADNASKTRGKSMIIMGAAINHWYHNDMQYRSIMNLLHMCGCVGQSGGGWAHYVGQEKLRPQAGWAPIAFATDWQRPPRHQNSTSYWYFHTDQWRYETIDADELLQPAAKGKYKGYKLADYNVAATRMGWLPSAPHFNRNPLELVAEAEKAGATDEAGIAKYIVDELKSGKLDVAFADPDAEENWPRNLFVWRANLIGTSAKGHEYFLKHLLGAQNGVLQEGGDGRGTKEVKWHEEAPVGKLDLMVDINFRLNSTGAYSDIILPTATWYEKNDLNTTDMHPFIHPLSEAVTPGWESKSDWQIFRTIAKTFSDLAEKHLGVAKDVVALPMQHDSPFELAQPLGQVRDWKKGECEPVPGKTMPLLKVVERNFADTYKKYIALGPLMTKLGNNVKGLDWNTEQEYDELKKCNYTVQIPGVSFGMPSLEEDISVCDAVMRMAPETNGEVAHKSWSALSKKTGIDHHHLYAGRHEDKITFRDIQAQPRKIITAPTWSGIESETVSYTAGYTNIHEHIPFRTLTGRAHFYQDHEWFLDFGEGFCAYRPPIDMKAQNLIPDSVRRKPHLTLSWITPHSKWGIHSSYQDNLRMLSLFRGGPYVWVSEDDAKEIGLKDNDWIEAINANGATMARAVVSQRVPRGVALMYHAQEKTVNVPGSPSTGKRGGILNSVTRVIVKPTNMVGGYAQLAYSFNYYGTVGCQRDEMVVLHKIEDQDIDWLERPLTAEREQQRNPVGIGAK; encoded by the coding sequence ATGAGTCATTTTCTCGACCGCCTGAAATTCTTCGACAAGGTGAAGGACACCTTCGCCGGCGGCCACGGCATCGTCACCAACGAGGACCGTAGCTGGGAAGACGCCTACCGCAACCGCTGGCGCCACGACAAGGTCGTGCGCTCGACGCACGGCGTCAATTGCACGGGCGGCTGTTCGTGGAAGATCTTCGTCAAGAACGGCCTGGTGTCGTTCGAGATGCAGCAGACCGACTATCCGCGCACCCGCGAGGACCTGCCGAACCATGAACCGCGCGGCTGCCAGCGCGGCGCGTCGTTCTCGTGGTACCTGTACTCGCCGCACCGCATCAAGCACCCGATGATCCGCGGGCGCCTGCTCGAGCTGTACCGCGCCGAGCGCAAGACCGGCAAGGATCCGGTCGAGGCGTGGGCGGCGATCCAGGCCGACAGCACCAAGCGCGACAAGTACGTGACGGTGCGCGGCCTCGGCGGCTTCGTGCGCACGGACTGGCAGGAAGTGAACGAGATCATCGCCGCGGCGAACATCTACACGATCAAGAAGTGGGGTCCGGACCGCATCTACGGCTTCTCGCCGATCCCGGCGATGTCGATGATCTCGTACGCGGCCGGCGCGCGCTACCTGTCCCTGATTGGCGCGGCCTGCGGTTCCTTCTACGACTGGTACTGCGACCTGCCCGCGGCGAGCCCGCAGACCTGGGGCGAGCAGACCGACGTGCCGGAGGCGGCCGACTGGTACAACTCGACCTACCTCATCATCACCGGCGCGAACCTGCCGATGACGCGCACGCCGGATGCGCACTTCGCGACCGAAGTCCGCTACAAGGGCGCGAAGATCGTGTCGATGGCGCCGGACTACGCGGAATACGTGAAGTTCGCCGACCTGTGGATGCCGGTCAAGCAGGGCACGGACGCGGCGGCCTTCCTCGCGATGGGCCACGTGGCGCTGAAGGAATACTTCATCGACCGTCAGGAGCCCTACTTCCAGGAGTACGCGCGCAAGTACACCGACCTGCCGATGCAGGTGATCCTGCGTTCGCACGACGGCGCCTTCGTGCCCGACCGCAATCTGCGCGCATCGGACTTCGACGACCTGCTGGGCGAGACGAACAACCCCGACTGGAAGACCATCGTCGTCGACGCACGCACGAACGCCTACGTCGCCCCGAACGGCTCGGTGGGATTCCGCTGGGGCGAGGAGGGCAAGTGGAACCTGCTGCCGAAGAACGCCGCGAACCAGGAGGAGATCGAGGCCGAACTGTCGTGCATCGACCGGCGCGACGACGTCGCATCGGTCGGCTTCCCGCACTTCCAGCCGGGCGAGCCGGGCCTGCTGTACCGCAACGTGCCGGTGAGGAAGCTGACGCTGGCCTCCGGCGAGACCGTCTTCGTCACCTCGGTGTTCGACCTGCAGGTCGCGCAATACGGCATCGACCGTGGTCTCGGCGGCGAGAACGTCGCCAAGTCCTATGACGACGCCAGCGTCGCCTACACCCCGGCGTGGGCGGCCAAGGTCACCGGCGTGAAGGCCGCCGACATCGAGCGCACCGGCCGCGAGTTCGCCGACAACGCGTCGAAGACGCGCGGCAAGTCGATGATCATCATGGGCGCGGCGATCAACCACTGGTACCACAACGACATGCAGTACCGGTCGATCATGAACCTGCTGCACATGTGCGGCTGCGTCGGCCAGAGCGGCGGCGGCTGGGCGCACTACGTGGGCCAGGAAAAGCTGCGTCCGCAAGCCGGCTGGGCGCCGATCGCGTTCGCGACCGACTGGCAGCGCCCGCCGCGCCACCAGAATTCGACCTCGTACTGGTACTTCCACACCGACCAGTGGCGCTACGAGACCATCGACGCCGACGAACTGCTGCAGCCGGCCGCGAAGGGCAAGTACAAGGGCTACAAGCTCGCCGACTACAACGTCGCCGCGACGCGCATGGGCTGGCTGCCGTCGGCGCCGCACTTCAACCGCAACCCGCTGGAACTGGTCGCCGAGGCCGAGAAGGCCGGCGCGACCGATGAAGCCGGCATCGCGAAGTACATCGTCGACGAGCTGAAGTCGGGCAAGCTCGACGTCGCCTTCGCCGACCCGGACGCCGAGGAGAACTGGCCGCGCAACCTGTTCGTGTGGCGCGCGAACCTGATCGGCACGTCCGCCAAGGGTCACGAGTACTTCCTCAAGCACCTGCTGGGCGCGCAGAACGGCGTGCTGCAGGAAGGCGGCGACGGCCGCGGCACGAAGGAAGTGAAGTGGCACGAGGAAGCGCCCGTCGGCAAGCTGGATCTGATGGTGGACATCAACTTCCGCCTGAACTCGACCGGCGCCTACTCCGACATCATCCTGCCGACGGCGACGTGGTACGAGAAGAACGACCTCAACACCACCGACATGCACCCCTTCATCCACCCGCTGTCGGAAGCCGTGACGCCGGGCTGGGAATCGAAGTCGGACTGGCAGATCTTCCGCACGATCGCGAAGACCTTCTCGGATCTCGCCGAGAAGCATCTCGGCGTCGCCAAGGACGTCGTCGCGCTGCCGATGCAGCACGACTCGCCGTTCGAGCTCGCGCAGCCGCTCGGCCAGGTGCGCGACTGGAAGAAGGGCGAGTGCGAGCCGGTGCCGGGCAAGACCATGCCGCTGCTGAAGGTCGTCGAGCGCAACTTCGCCGACACCTACAAGAAGTACATCGCGCTCGGCCCGCTGATGACCAAGCTCGGCAACAACGTCAAGGGCCTGGACTGGAACACCGAGCAGGAGTACGACGAGCTCAAGAAGTGCAACTACACGGTGCAGATCCCCGGCGTCTCCTTCGGCATGCCCTCACTGGAAGAGGACATCTCGGTGTGCGACGCGGTGATGCGCATGGCGCCCGAGACCAACGGTGAAGTCGCGCACAAGTCGTGGTCGGCCCTGTCGAAGAAGACCGGCATCGACCACCACCACCTGTACGCCGGCCGTCACGAGGACAAGATCACCTTCCGCGACATCCAGGCCCAGCCGCGCAAGATCATCACCGCGCCCACCTGGTCCGGGATCGAGTCGGAGACGGTGAGCTACACCGCGGGCTACACCAACATCCACGAGCACATCCCGTTCCGCACGCTCACGGGCCGGGCCCACTTCTACCAGGATCACGAGTGGTTCCTCGACTTCGGCGAGGGTTTCTGCGCCTACCGTCCGCCGATCGACATGAAGGCACAGAACCTGATCCCGGACTCGGTACGCAGGAAGCCGCACCTGACGCTGTCGTGGATCACGCCGCACTCCAAGTGGGGCATCCACTCCAGCTACCAGGACAACCTGCGCATGCTGTCGCTGTTCCGTGGCGGCCCCTACGTGTGGGTGTCCGAGGACGATGCGAAAGAGATCGGCCTCAAGGACAACGACTGGATCGAGGCGATCAACGCCAACGGCGCGACGATGGCCCGCGCGGTGGTGTCGCAGCGTGTGCCGCGCGGCGTCGCGCTGATGTACCACGCCCAGGAGAAGACGGTGAACGTCCCGGGCTCGCCTTCCACGGGCAAGCGCGGCGGCATCCTGAACTCCGTGACGCGCGTGATCGTGAAGCCGACGAACATGGTCGGCGGCTATGCGCAGCTCGCGTACAGCTTCAACTACTACGGCACGGTGGGTTGCCAGCGTGACGAGATGGTGGTGCTGCACAAGATCGAGGATCAGGACATCGACTGGCTGGAGCGGCCACTGACGGCCGAGCGCGAGCAGCAGAGGAATCCAGTGGGTATTGGAGCGAAGTAA
- the narJ gene encoding nitrate reductase molybdenum cofactor assembly chaperone has protein sequence MKIFRLLSALLDYPSDGFLDALRELAAKDPYAFVESLDEEVALSAEEYRSVADFITMLLASDPLELQGAYVQCFDLTAEHSLHLTHHIFGEEKTRGPALIDLGEFYRSYGLQADEKELPDYLPVMLEFCSTLSIGEAWIFLGDVAKVLKVLADNLEKSASPYAPLVRIVEKQGSLTRLAA, from the coding sequence ATGAAAATCTTCCGTTTGTTGTCCGCCCTGCTCGACTACCCGAGCGACGGCTTCCTCGACGCCCTGCGCGAACTTGCCGCCAAGGACCCGTACGCCTTCGTCGAGTCGCTCGACGAGGAAGTCGCCCTCAGCGCCGAGGAATACCGCAGCGTCGCCGACTTCATCACGATGCTGCTCGCGTCGGATCCGCTCGAACTGCAGGGCGCCTACGTGCAGTGCTTCGACCTCACCGCCGAGCACAGCCTGCACCTGACGCACCACATCTTCGGCGAAGAGAAGACGCGCGGCCCCGCGCTGATCGACCTCGGCGAGTTCTACCGCAGCTACGGCCTGCAGGCCGACGAGAAGGAACTGCCGGACTACCTGCCGGTGATGCTGGAGTTCTGCTCGACGCTGAGCATCGGCGAAGCCTGGATCTTCCTCGGCGACGTCGCGAAGGTGCTCAAAGTGCTCGCCGACAACCTGGAAAAGTCCGCCAGCCCGTACGCGCCGCTGGTCCGGATCGTGGAAAAACAGGGCAGCCTGACGCGCCTGGCTGCCTGA
- a CDS encoding type IV pili methyl-accepting chemotaxis transducer N-terminal domain-containing protein gives MLPLGNSLSTKITGILLVFFLVALTAIGITLFMSWQLEGAAAAINDAGSLRMRTHRIGHLLAHAPQASPPEATRIREALRTELDEFDHVFAELRRGNPQRPLFVPRDNDIPADMQRMADFWSAQVRPILDGLLATSNEAGIPTDPPAFDDTIRTFVAGINDVVLKMEQSYARNTDILRASQVSLIALAVIGTLFLIRFFFVLVIRPVSELQTGIKRMEQEDFSARVPVLAKDEFGELSDGFNRMAVHLQGLYGTLEERVDVKTRSLEEKNRQLEILYDMAAFLRQPQDVDALCRGFLQRVQKMFGAAASSARLLDRDSLQLCMTVHAGLDDEFIDREATLECGECVCGQAARGGTSLMWEPDLPDPPPDLGACRRAGFKLVSATPIGANQQTLGIYNLYFREARLLGDSDRQLLETLGQQLGIAIENQRLHASDRELAVSEERNLLARELHDSIAQGLAFMNLQVQMLDDALRHSDLRQAQSTLAMLRQGVQESYDDVRELLVHFRTRVAKQDLGGAIGAALRRLADQSGIATELELEGGGAPLDAEVETQALYILQEALSNVRKHAQAKSVHVALRRGVHGLTLVVRDDGVGFDEGARTARETENHIGLQVMRERALRIGGKFLLSSTPGRGTEVRLELPRINQESN, from the coding sequence ATGCTCCCTCTCGGCAACAGTCTCAGCACCAAGATCACCGGCATCCTGCTGGTGTTCTTCCTCGTCGCCCTGACAGCGATCGGCATCACGCTGTTCATGTCCTGGCAGCTCGAGGGGGCCGCCGCGGCCATCAACGACGCCGGCAGCCTGCGCATGCGCACGCACCGCATCGGCCACCTTCTCGCTCATGCCCCGCAGGCGTCGCCCCCCGAGGCGACGCGCATTCGGGAAGCGCTCAGGACGGAACTGGACGAGTTCGACCACGTCTTTGCCGAGCTGCGCCGCGGAAACCCGCAGCGCCCCCTGTTCGTCCCCCGCGACAACGACATTCCCGCAGACATGCAGCGGATGGCGGACTTCTGGTCCGCGCAGGTTCGACCGATACTGGATGGCCTGCTCGCCACATCGAATGAGGCCGGCATCCCCACGGATCCCCCCGCGTTCGACGACACGATCCGGACGTTCGTGGCCGGCATCAACGACGTCGTGCTCAAGATGGAACAGAGCTATGCGCGCAACACCGACATCCTGCGCGCGTCGCAGGTGTCCCTGATCGCACTGGCCGTGATCGGCACCCTGTTCCTGATCCGCTTCTTCTTCGTGCTCGTGATCCGCCCCGTCTCGGAACTGCAGACCGGCATCAAGCGGATGGAGCAGGAGGATTTCAGCGCCCGCGTCCCGGTCCTCGCCAAGGACGAATTCGGCGAGCTGTCCGACGGTTTCAACCGCATGGCCGTCCACTTGCAGGGCCTGTACGGAACGCTCGAAGAGCGCGTCGACGTCAAGACGCGCAGCCTCGAGGAGAAGAACCGCCAGCTCGAGATCCTTTACGACATGGCCGCCTTCCTGCGCCAGCCGCAGGACGTGGACGCCCTGTGCCGCGGCTTCCTGCAGCGCGTACAGAAGATGTTTGGTGCGGCGGCGAGCTCCGCCCGGCTGCTCGACAGGGATTCGCTCCAACTGTGCATGACCGTGCATGCCGGACTGGACGATGAATTCATCGACCGCGAGGCGACGCTCGAATGCGGCGAATGCGTGTGCGGGCAGGCGGCGCGCGGCGGCACCTCCCTCATGTGGGAACCGGACTTGCCCGATCCCCCCCCGGACCTCGGCGCTTGCCGCCGCGCCGGCTTCAAACTCGTTTCCGCCACACCGATCGGCGCAAACCAGCAGACATTGGGCATCTACAACCTGTATTTCCGCGAGGCCCGCCTCCTCGGCGATTCCGACCGCCAGCTCCTCGAGACGCTGGGCCAACAGCTCGGCATCGCGATCGAGAACCAGCGCCTGCACGCGAGCGACCGCGAGCTCGCCGTATCGGAGGAACGCAACCTCCTCGCACGCGAATTGCACGATTCGATCGCGCAGGGGCTCGCCTTCATGAACCTGCAAGTACAGATGCTCGATGACGCCCTGCGGCACAGCGACCTGCGTCAGGCGCAGAGCACGCTCGCCATGCTGCGCCAGGGCGTTCAGGAGAGCTACGACGACGTGCGCGAGCTGCTGGTGCATTTCCGTACGCGCGTCGCGAAGCAGGATCTCGGCGGCGCGATCGGCGCCGCACTCCGCCGGCTCGCCGACCAGAGCGGGATTGCGACGGAGCTGGAACTCGAAGGCGGCGGTGCCCCGCTCGACGCAGAGGTCGAGACGCAGGCGCTGTACATCCTGCAGGAAGCCCTTTCCAACGTGCGCAAGCACGCCCAGGCCAAGTCCGTGCACGTCGCCCTGCGCCGCGGGGTACATGGGCTGACGCTCGTCGTGCGCGACGACGGCGTGGGCTTCGACGAAGGCGCCCGCACCGCCCGCGAAACGGAAAACCACATCGGCCTGCAGGTCATGCGCGAGCGTGCGCTACGCATCGGCGGAAAATTCTTGCTCAGCTCCACGCCCGGCCGCGGCACGGAAGTGCGCCTCGAGCTCCCCCGAATCAACCAGGAATCGAACTGA